The Antarcticibacterium sp. 1MA-6-2 genome has a window encoding:
- a CDS encoding co-chaperone YbbN: protein MSKFGELIDLNIPVLLDFYTDWNEASTAMHPVLRDVAAALGDKAKIIKIDVDKNTQLAEALRVKGLPTLMIYKDGEMKWRQSGEQDANTLIGLLKEYV from the coding sequence ATGTCAAAATTTGGGGAATTAATAGATTTAAATATTCCGGTGCTTTTAGATTTCTATACCGACTGGAATGAGGCTTCCACAGCTATGCACCCGGTTCTTAGGGATGTTGCAGCAGCACTTGGAGACAAAGCCAAGATCATAAAAATTGATGTCGATAAAAATACCCAATTGGCTGAAGCTTTACGAGTAAAAGGACTTCCTACTTTAATGATCTATAAAGACGGAGAAATGAAGTGGAGACAGAGTGGAGAGCAGGATGCAAATACTCTTATCGGCCTACTCAAAGAATACGTCTAG
- a CDS encoding polysaccharide deacetylase family protein, giving the protein MAGKLLFPSLLWKHKENSPIIYLTFDDGPIPQVTPWVLSLLKEYDAKATFFCIGDNIKKHPEIFQQVLAEGHSIGNHTFNHLNGWKTSTGDYIQNVLLAEEEIFKQVGNSKFQIPNSGISRRQKTENRKLKTENLQPTTKNQKLFRPPYGRIKPSEMKELKRLGYTIVMWDVISEDYNQKRSEEKCFQGVVSQAGQGSIIVFHDSKKASKNLMEILPRLLDFYKNKGYSFKAL; this is encoded by the coding sequence ATGGCAGGGAAGTTACTCTTCCCTTCCCTGCTTTGGAAGCATAAGGAGAATTCCCCCATTATATATTTAACCTTTGATGACGGCCCGATTCCGCAGGTTACTCCCTGGGTATTATCACTTCTGAAGGAGTATGACGCAAAAGCAACTTTCTTCTGCATTGGAGATAACATCAAAAAACATCCGGAAATTTTTCAGCAGGTTTTAGCTGAAGGGCATTCCATAGGGAACCACACTTTCAACCACCTTAACGGGTGGAAAACTTCAACCGGGGATTACATCCAAAATGTACTTTTAGCTGAAGAAGAAATTTTCAAACAGGTTGGAAATTCCAAATTCCAAATTCCCAATTCCGGGATTTCAAGACGACAAAAAACCGAAAACAGAAAACTGAAAACTGAAAACCTACAACCCACAACCAAAAACCAAAAACTCTTCCGCCCACCCTACGGCAGAATAAAACCTTCTGAAATGAAGGAACTAAAGAGATTGGGATATACAATTGTGATGTGGGATGTTATAAGTGAAGATTATAACCAAAAAAGATCAGAAGAAAAATGTTTTCAGGGAGTTGTAAGTCAGGCTGGGCAGGGTAGCATTATAGTCTTCCACGACAGTAAAAAAGCTTCAAAAAACCTGATGGAAATTCTGCCACGACTACTGGATTTCTATAAAAATAAAGGATATAGTTTTAAAGCTCTCTAG
- a CDS encoding DUF2723 domain-containing protein: MTDFSLSKWNKILGWLVFLIALITYTLTLEPTASFWDAGEYIATSANLEVGHPPGAPLYQMMGAFFATFASDASQVALMVNFMSAVASAFTILFMFWSVVILLQKMIKPEETLTSSNKIAILGSAFVASLAFTFTDSFWFSAVEAEVYAMATCLMALLFYLGLLWERDMFAPRGNRWVILISLIVGLVFGVHFMALLTIPAIGFLYFFKNYQRVTVKNFIIANIAVVVVLMFIFKLLLPYTLTFFATSEVFFTNTIGLPFNSGTIIATLIIIAAFYYGIQYTGKNNYYQLNTLFLCILFILIGFSSWTMLPIRANANTVINENSPDNARELLAYYNREQYGETHLFFGPQWTEMYAGLDPDNPYMDDKPNYEKAEETGKYVIVNDYKNARQNLDDRHKAVLPRMWSTQHATNYMEFTGPLEFKVKPEYQGEEQLLMAITEFRKNYAQGRMDYEDYHSFLTQFSQYIDVEKPSFASNIGYMFEYQFGYMYWRYFMWNFVGRQNDEQGQYTDLKGNWLSGIDFIDEWRLGNQDELPGDMKNNKARNTYYFLPFILGIIGLVFHFNRDIKGFWVLTVFFLFTGIALKIYLNERPFEPRERDYALVGSFYVFAIWIGFGVYAIYDFLRTKIKATVAAPVAIVVSLLVPGILVAENWDDHDRAGRYTALAMAKMYLDSVDENAILFTIGDNDTFALWYVQQIEGYRRDVRIVNTSLFATDWYIDQMKRKAWESDPIPSQLEHNQYRAGTNEFVIHQNITQDTMSIQNWMNWIASDNPGTKGELQSGQVVNTFPTKNIRVPVKKENVLEYGIVKPENADEIVDNIFIKLEGNVIYKNRLLMLDIIANNDWKRPIYFTGGSFGNDDYLWMKDYLQLDGVAYKLVPIQTPVNPRTPFDMGRIDTDKMYDIVMDWDWGNMEDPGIYHDPETRKNSITYRSNLARLTEALLNEGDTARAKEVLDLAIEKMPVDHYGFYTLLEPYISGYFEVGEPEKAKELWQKVAEKYQENLKYYSSWDVERQFDNADIIISDMERYRGLVDILFMHGEQEYARKKAEEFNTYLSLYPRFYQEDEEIQEPPRPTNNAIDRELRNPQQIDSLDSTLVQ, encoded by the coding sequence ATGACCGATTTTAGCTTGAGTAAGTGGAACAAAATACTGGGCTGGCTGGTATTTTTAATCGCACTTATAACCTACACTCTTACCCTGGAACCAACAGCAAGTTTCTGGGACGCAGGGGAATACATCGCAACATCTGCAAACCTTGAAGTAGGACATCCGCCGGGAGCACCATTGTACCAAATGATGGGAGCCTTCTTTGCAACCTTTGCATCAGATGCTAGCCAGGTGGCCTTAATGGTCAACTTCATGTCTGCAGTAGCAAGTGCCTTTACTATTCTTTTCATGTTTTGGTCTGTAGTTATTCTACTGCAAAAAATGATTAAACCTGAAGAAACTTTAACATCCTCCAATAAAATTGCCATTCTGGGCAGTGCTTTTGTCGCTTCACTAGCTTTCACGTTTACCGACAGTTTCTGGTTTAGTGCCGTGGAGGCAGAAGTTTATGCCATGGCCACTTGTTTGATGGCTCTGCTCTTCTACCTGGGACTACTGTGGGAAAGAGATATGTTTGCTCCACGAGGAAACCGATGGGTAATTTTAATTTCCCTAATTGTAGGATTGGTTTTTGGGGTTCACTTTATGGCACTTCTTACTATTCCCGCTATTGGTTTTCTCTACTTCTTTAAAAATTACCAAAGGGTCACCGTTAAAAACTTCATCATTGCAAACATTGCTGTTGTAGTGGTACTTATGTTTATCTTCAAACTCCTCCTGCCATATACGCTGACTTTCTTTGCAACTTCAGAAGTTTTCTTTACCAACACTATCGGCCTCCCCTTTAACTCGGGAACCATAATCGCTACCCTGATTATAATTGCAGCTTTCTATTATGGAATTCAGTATACCGGGAAAAACAATTATTACCAGCTAAACACGCTGTTTCTTTGCATCTTGTTTATCCTTATTGGTTTTTCCAGCTGGACAATGCTCCCTATAAGAGCAAATGCCAATACAGTCATTAATGAGAATAGTCCTGATAACGCAAGGGAATTACTGGCCTATTACAACCGGGAGCAATACGGGGAAACTCATCTTTTTTTCGGGCCGCAATGGACAGAAATGTATGCAGGACTTGATCCTGATAATCCTTATATGGATGATAAACCCAACTATGAAAAGGCTGAAGAAACAGGAAAGTATGTAATCGTGAATGACTACAAAAATGCCCGTCAAAACTTAGATGACAGGCATAAAGCGGTGCTGCCAAGGATGTGGAGCACCCAACATGCCACTAACTATATGGAATTTACCGGGCCACTCGAATTCAAAGTTAAACCGGAATACCAGGGGGAAGAGCAGTTGTTAATGGCAATTACTGAATTCAGAAAAAATTACGCCCAGGGGCGGATGGACTACGAGGATTACCATAGTTTTCTAACCCAGTTTAGTCAATATATTGATGTTGAAAAACCCTCCTTTGCTTCCAACATTGGTTATATGTTCGAGTACCAGTTTGGGTATATGTACTGGAGATATTTCATGTGGAACTTCGTAGGACGCCAAAATGATGAACAAGGCCAGTATACCGATCTTAAAGGGAACTGGTTGAGTGGTATCGACTTTATTGATGAATGGAGGCTTGGAAATCAGGATGAACTACCGGGTGATATGAAAAATAACAAAGCGAGAAATACTTATTATTTCCTGCCATTTATTTTAGGAATTATTGGTCTCGTATTTCATTTTAACAGGGATATTAAAGGTTTTTGGGTACTCACCGTTTTCTTCCTCTTTACAGGAATTGCCTTAAAAATTTATTTAAATGAAAGGCCATTTGAACCTCGGGAAAGAGATTACGCCCTGGTTGGTTCTTTTTATGTCTTTGCAATATGGATAGGATTTGGAGTTTATGCCATTTACGATTTCTTACGAACAAAAATAAAAGCTACTGTTGCGGCACCCGTAGCTATTGTAGTTAGTTTACTTGTGCCCGGCATTCTTGTGGCAGAAAACTGGGATGATCACGACAGGGCGGGAAGGTATACCGCACTTGCCATGGCAAAAATGTACCTGGATTCCGTAGATGAAAATGCGATCTTATTTACCATTGGCGACAATGATACTTTCGCACTATGGTATGTGCAACAAATTGAAGGGTATCGAAGAGATGTGCGTATTGTAAATACAAGCCTTTTTGCGACCGACTGGTATATTGACCAAATGAAAAGGAAAGCCTGGGAAAGTGATCCTATTCCTTCACAGCTGGAACACAATCAATATCGCGCAGGAACAAATGAATTTGTAATTCACCAGAATATTACCCAGGATACTATGTCTATTCAAAACTGGATGAACTGGATTGCGAGTGATAACCCTGGTACAAAGGGAGAACTTCAAAGTGGCCAGGTGGTAAATACTTTCCCTACGAAGAACATAAGGGTTCCTGTGAAAAAGGAAAATGTTCTTGAATATGGAATAGTCAAACCAGAAAATGCTGATGAAATTGTAGACAATATCTTTATCAAATTAGAAGGAAACGTTATTTATAAAAACCGACTTTTAATGCTGGACATTATTGCTAATAATGACTGGAAGCGGCCAATATATTTTACCGGAGGAAGCTTTGGTAATGACGACTATTTATGGATGAAAGATTACCTGCAGCTTGACGGTGTGGCTTATAAACTTGTACCAATTCAAACCCCTGTTAATCCCCGTACTCCTTTTGATATGGGAAGAATAGATACAGATAAGATGTACGACATCGTTATGGACTGGGATTGGGGGAATATGGAAGATCCGGGAATATATCACGATCCTGAAACCCGAAAAAATTCCATTACCTATCGCAGCAACCTTGCAAGATTGACTGAGGCTCTTTTAAATGAAGGAGATACAGCCAGGGCAAAAGAAGTATTAGATCTGGCTATAGAAAAAATGCCAGTAGACCATTATGGATTTTATACACTTCTGGAACCGTACATCAGTGGCTATTTTGAAGTGGGTGAACCGGAAAAAGCAAAGGAGCTTTGGCAAAAGGTCGCCGAAAAGTATCAGGAGAACCTGAAGTACTACAGCAGTTGGGATGTTGAGAGACAATTTGATAATGCCGATATCATTATTTCTGATATGGAACGATATCGCGGATTAGTAGACATTCTTTTCATGCACGGGGAACAGGAATACGCGAGGAAAAAAGCCGAAGAATTTAATACTTATTTGAGTTTGTACCCGAGATTCTATCAGGAAGATGAGGAGATACAGGAGCCGCCGAGACCAACGAATAATGCAATTGACAGGGAGCTGCGGAATCCACAACAAATAGATTCCCTGGACAGTACTCTGGTGCAATAG
- a CDS encoding DUF488 family protein, whose protein sequence is MSSNNEIWTIGHSTHPLPEFLEILFSFKIEILVDVRRFPGSRKFPYFNKENLQISLAENKIKYVHFEDLGGRRKVQADSKNTAWRLPSFQAYADHMETEIFQDSVEQLQELAINSRVAYMCSEAVWWSCHRSLISDYLKVRGWKVNHIMSINKEMEHPYTKPAKIVDGRLDYSKQDTKGEV, encoded by the coding sequence ATGTCTTCAAATAACGAAATCTGGACCATTGGACACTCTACGCATCCTCTACCCGAATTTTTGGAGATTCTATTTTCCTTTAAAATTGAAATTCTGGTGGATGTAAGGAGATTCCCCGGCTCAAGGAAGTTTCCGTATTTTAACAAAGAGAATCTTCAAATTTCGCTTGCTGAAAATAAAATTAAATACGTTCATTTTGAAGACCTCGGCGGCAGAAGAAAGGTGCAGGCAGATTCTAAGAACACAGCCTGGCGCCTTCCCTCTTTTCAGGCATATGCCGATCATATGGAAACAGAGATTTTTCAGGATTCTGTTGAACAACTCCAGGAACTGGCTATAAATTCCCGGGTAGCTTATATGTGTTCCGAAGCTGTTTGGTGGAGTTGCCACCGCTCTCTAATCTCAGATTACCTAAAGGTCCGGGGGTGGAAGGTGAATCATATAATGAGTATCAACAAAGAAATGGAGCATCCTTATACGAAACCAGCCAAAATTGTTGATGGAAGGTTAGATTACTCCAAGCAGGATACTAAGGGAGAGGTGTAA
- a CDS encoding chloride channel protein, producing MKLKAKRRLITYLNILDQPIRFSPFLFSRNFLLWALLGIIGGLISGIYWIVLEALTHGLEIFTSWLVIPTMAIAGFAAGIIIHFFGDPGEIDLIVNNIRFNKGKLDPKNNPSMILSSLLCVASGGSLGPEAPLVQVTGSTGSWFAKVLRLKGEDFRSMTIAGMASGFTALFGAPLGGSLFALEILHHKHAAEYYQAIIPAFVSSCFSYIIFALIIHLGLGPIWDLPTYEMQDKFDFAYAVLFAVAATLCGWIFIFCTKKLKSVFQNFPLPIYIKTFIGGLALGVIAFYFPLTRYFGHHQINELLLNDLTLNILFAILAFKILAIAITVTSGWRGGFIIPLFFVGATLGLIIHRIFPFVDPALAIISCMVSINACVTRTPMSTTILLATLTGFTYFIPILFASLTGYFLAPRIPFIGSQLQRTKES from the coding sequence TTGAAACTAAAAGCAAAACGACGATTAATCACTTACCTGAATATCCTTGACCAGCCAATACGGTTTAGTCCCTTTCTTTTCAGCAGGAATTTCCTGCTATGGGCTCTTCTGGGAATAATTGGAGGTTTAATTTCAGGTATCTACTGGATCGTTTTGGAAGCTTTAACTCACGGTCTGGAAATTTTCACTAGCTGGTTGGTTATCCCAACCATGGCTATAGCGGGATTTGCGGCGGGAATTATCATTCATTTCTTCGGAGATCCGGGGGAAATAGATCTTATTGTGAACAACATCAGGTTCAATAAGGGCAAACTAGATCCAAAAAATAATCCATCCATGATTTTATCTTCTCTCCTGTGTGTTGCTTCAGGAGGAAGTCTGGGCCCCGAAGCTCCCCTTGTACAGGTGACTGGCTCCACGGGATCCTGGTTTGCAAAGGTTTTACGCCTTAAAGGAGAGGATTTTCGATCTATGACCATAGCAGGAATGGCATCAGGGTTTACAGCACTTTTTGGCGCTCCATTAGGTGGAAGTTTATTTGCCCTTGAGATCCTGCACCACAAACACGCGGCAGAATATTATCAGGCTATTATTCCTGCTTTTGTTTCCAGTTGTTTCAGTTATATCATATTTGCTCTTATAATTCATCTGGGCCTTGGTCCCATTTGGGACCTTCCCACTTATGAAATGCAGGATAAATTCGATTTTGCCTATGCAGTACTCTTTGCTGTAGCCGCTACTCTCTGCGGATGGATTTTCATTTTCTGCACCAAAAAGTTGAAATCTGTATTTCAAAATTTTCCTCTTCCCATTTACATAAAAACATTTATTGGCGGACTAGCCCTGGGAGTGATTGCCTTTTATTTTCCTCTAACCCGGTACTTTGGTCATCATCAAATAAATGAACTACTTCTAAACGATCTCACCTTAAACATTCTTTTTGCCATTTTAGCCTTTAAAATTCTCGCTATTGCAATAACAGTCACCTCAGGTTGGAGAGGTGGATTCATTATTCCCTTATTTTTTGTGGGAGCCACATTAGGATTAATCATTCACAGGATCTTCCCGTTTGTTGACCCTGCTTTGGCAATTATAAGTTGTATGGTAAGCATTAACGCCTGTGTCACGAGAACACCTATGAGTACAACCATTTTACTGGCCACTCTTACAGGATTTACTTACTTTATTCCAATTCTTTTTGCCAGTCTTACCGGATATTTTCTTGCCCCACGCATTCCTTTTATTGGCTCTCAATTGCAAAGAACGAAAGAAAGCTAA
- the hemN gene encoding oxygen-independent coproporphyrinogen III oxidase yields the protein MSSQLIQKYNVAGPRYTSYPTVPYWNSDLFSVENYKKSLQDSFAASNKSEGISIYIHLPFCESLCTFCGCNKRITKRHEVESPYITAVLKEWDLYTDLLKERPLVREIHLGGGTPTFFSPENLKMLIEGLFKKADRAEDYDFSFEGHPNNTKPEHLEMLYGLGFTRVSYGVQDYNLEVQLAIHRFQPFKNVKDATENARKAGYTSVGHDIIFGLPFQTVEHIRTTIAKTKELMPDRIAFYSYAHVPWIKGNGQRGFKEEDLPTADVKREMYETGKQLLAEAGYVEIGMDHFALKSDSLYKAVKEKKLHRNFMGYTTSKTKVMIGLGVSAISDSWSGFAQNEKKIEDYYDRLEANELPLYRGHILTEEDEVIRQHILNLMCRLETSWEDKNVYFSEIPDILIKLKEMESDGLVEMSSKSIKITEAGRPYVRNVCMAFDLLLQRSKPETQLFSMTI from the coding sequence ATGAGCAGTCAACTTATTCAGAAGTATAATGTCGCGGGACCACGGTATACAAGTTATCCCACTGTGCCCTATTGGAATTCCGATCTTTTCTCTGTTGAGAATTATAAAAAAAGCCTACAGGATTCCTTTGCAGCCAGTAATAAGTCAGAAGGAATAAGTATATATATCCACCTGCCATTTTGCGAAAGTCTCTGCACTTTTTGCGGTTGTAATAAACGAATTACGAAGAGACACGAAGTTGAATCACCCTATATCACAGCAGTTTTAAAGGAATGGGATCTTTATACTGATCTTTTGAAGGAGCGGCCGCTTGTAAGGGAAATTCATTTAGGAGGTGGAACTCCAACTTTTTTCTCTCCGGAAAATCTGAAAATGCTCATTGAAGGTTTATTTAAAAAAGCAGACAGGGCAGAGGACTACGATTTTAGTTTTGAGGGGCATCCTAATAATACAAAGCCGGAACATCTGGAAATGCTTTACGGGCTGGGCTTTACCAGGGTGAGCTATGGAGTTCAAGATTACAACCTGGAAGTACAGCTCGCAATTCATAGATTTCAGCCGTTTAAGAACGTAAAAGATGCTACAGAAAATGCGAGAAAAGCAGGATATACTTCTGTAGGCCATGATATAATTTTTGGACTGCCGTTTCAAACAGTAGAACATATAAGAACCACCATTGCGAAAACAAAAGAATTAATGCCGGATAGGATCGCTTTTTATAGCTATGCTCACGTGCCGTGGATAAAAGGAAACGGGCAGCGCGGTTTTAAAGAAGAAGATCTTCCAACGGCCGATGTGAAACGCGAGATGTATGAGACCGGAAAGCAGCTTCTCGCCGAAGCCGGATATGTAGAAATTGGAATGGATCATTTTGCTTTAAAATCTGATTCTTTATATAAGGCAGTAAAGGAGAAGAAGCTCCACAGGAATTTTATGGGTTATACCACTTCCAAAACGAAGGTAATGATTGGTCTGGGAGTGTCTGCAATTAGCGACAGCTGGAGCGGATTTGCCCAAAACGAAAAGAAGATCGAAGACTACTATGACAGGCTGGAGGCGAATGAACTTCCGTTATACCGGGGTCATATTTTAACTGAAGAGGATGAGGTGATCCGGCAGCATATTCTAAATCTTATGTGCAGGCTTGAAACTTCCTGGGAGGATAAAAATGTCTATTTTTCCGAAATTCCTGACATTCTAATTAAGCTGAAAGAAATGGAGAGTGACGGGCTGGTGGAAATGAGCAGTAAAAGCATTAAAATAACGGAAGCTGGTCGGCCTTATGTGAGAAATGTATGTATGGCTTTTGATTTACTTCTGCAAAGGAGTAAGCCGGAGACCCAGCTGTTCTCCATGACAATATGA
- a CDS encoding group III truncated hemoglobin, which yields MKNDIQNRGDVFALVSAFYTKVRENQEIGHFFNETIKDWPKHLEQLTDFWETNLFMVSKFRGNPVRAHKEVDDNFNHSIEQKHFGEWLTMWYATIDDMFEGERANIAKNRARNMAHNLFMNMYMSRTKEIDF from the coding sequence ATGAAAAATGATATACAAAACAGGGGTGATGTTTTCGCCCTTGTTTCTGCTTTTTATACTAAAGTAAGAGAGAACCAGGAAATTGGGCATTTCTTCAATGAAACCATTAAAGACTGGCCAAAGCACCTGGAGCAACTCACGGACTTCTGGGAAACTAACCTTTTTATGGTAAGTAAATTTCGAGGAAATCCGGTGCGGGCACACAAAGAGGTGGACGATAATTTTAATCACAGTATTGAACAAAAACATTTTGGAGAGTGGCTGACCATGTGGTATGCTACTATAGATGACATGTTTGAAGGTGAAAGAGCAAATATTGCAAAGAATCGCGCCCGAAATATGGCTCATAATCTCTTTATGAATATGTATATGAGCAGGACCAAAGAAATAGATTTTTAG
- a CDS encoding Crp/Fnr family transcriptional regulator, with the protein MIPENLLLDFGARKIAYGKGDQLFREGDTAINYYQVASGEIKMNNFNLDGKEFIQGIFSTGQSFGEPPLFANVKYPANAEAISDSEVIQLHKTSFLDLLASHPDIHLKITETLAKRLFYKAIMASEISSQEPEHRILRILDYLKKYVHKKEGKFTFKVDLTRQQIADLTKPAGRDCDPLYKSFGEKR; encoded by the coding sequence ATGATTCCAGAAAACCTTCTGCTTGATTTTGGTGCTAGAAAAATTGCTTATGGAAAGGGCGACCAGTTATTCAGAGAAGGAGACACAGCAATAAATTATTACCAGGTTGCATCGGGAGAAATTAAAATGAACAACTTTAATCTTGACGGAAAGGAGTTCATTCAGGGAATATTTTCCACAGGACAAAGCTTTGGGGAACCTCCCCTATTTGCTAATGTGAAATATCCTGCTAATGCTGAAGCTATTTCAGACAGCGAAGTTATTCAGCTTCACAAAACAAGTTTCCTCGATTTACTGGCTTCACATCCCGATATTCATCTTAAGATCACCGAGACTTTAGCTAAAAGACTTTTCTACAAAGCCATCATGGCTTCAGAAATTTCCAGCCAGGAACCGGAGCACCGCATTTTAAGAATTCTGGACTATCTCAAGAAATACGTTCACAAAAAAGAAGGAAAATTTACCTTTAAAGTAGACCTCACCCGTCAGCAAATTGCCGATCTCACTAAGCCTGCGGGTAGAGACTGTGATCCGCTCTACAAAAGCTTTGGAGAAAAAAGGTGA